One segment of Cutaneotrichosporon cavernicola HIS019 DNA, chromosome: 4 DNA contains the following:
- the RIB4 gene encoding uncharacterized protein (Catalyzes the formation of 6,7-dimethyl-8-ribityllumazine by condensation of 5-amino-6-(D-ribitylamino)uracil with 3,4-dihydroxy-2-butanone 4-phosphate. This is the penultimate step in the biosynthesis of riboflavin): protein MAEDKTIKGLGAPPKAHDGSAFRIAIVHARWNDDVIKALVQGAVDKLKALGVKDENIVIKTVPGSYELPFACKKLIEGGKAQAAKAEPSLISTTNLLSLVDDERSATPVGDKAKTATREFDAVIAIGVLIKGSTMHFEYICDATTHGLMRVQLDTGTPVVFGVLTALTDDQALERAGIGRKGTKGHNHGEDWGLAAVELAAEAAQWGQGNI, encoded by the exons ATGGCAGAGGACAAGACTATCAAGGGCCTCGGTGCACCGCCCAAGGCACATGACGGGAGTGCGTTCCGTATCGCCATTGTGCATGCGCGCTGGAACGACGATGTCATCAAGGCGCTCGTCCAGGGCGCCGtggacaagctcaaggcccTGGgtgtcaaggacgagaacATTGTCATCAAGACTGTGCCGGGAAGCTACGAGCTGCCCTTTGCTTGCAAGAA gctcATCGAGGGTGGGAAGGCGCAGGCCGCAAAGGCCGAGCCCAGCCTCATCTCCACAACTAACCTCCTCTCGCTggtggacgacgagcgctcAGCCACGCCCGTGggcgacaaggccaagactGCGACACGCGAATTTGATGCCGTCATTGCTATCGGCGTACTCATCAAGGGCTCGACCATGCACTTTGAGTATATTTGTGACGCGACGACGCACGGCCTCATGcgcgtccagctcgacacGGGCACGCCGGTCGTGTTTGGTGTCCTCACTGCGCTTACCGATGaccaggcgctcgagcgtgCTGGCATTGGACGTAAGGGGACCAAGGGACACA ACCACGGAGAGGACTGGGGCCTAGCGgctgtcgagctcgccgccgaggccgcaCAGTGGGGCCAAGGTAACATCTAG
- the ILV5 gene encoding uncharacterized protein (Ketol-acid reductoisomerase) yields MSFARSSALRAALRTAPRASRSYSLAARAVAPKAAGAMVSRIGATRGVKTLDFAGTKEVVYERADWPLDKLQDYFKNDTLAMIGYGSQGHGQSLNARDNGLNVIVGVRKGGESWKQAIEDGWVPGETLFDIPEAINKGTIIMNLLSDAAQSSTWPEIAPLITKGKTLYFAHGFSVVYKEDTKVVPPTDVDVILVAPKGSGRTVRTLFLEGRGINSSIAVFQDVTGHAKEKAIALGIAVGSGYLYETTFEKEVYSDLYGERGVLMGGIQGMFLAQYEVLRKNGHSPSEAFNETVEEATQSLFPLIGKYGMDYMYNACSTTARRGALDWAPKFKEANLPVFEALYKSVRDGSETRRSLEFNSRKTYRDDLQKELDEIDNQEIWRAGKTVRGLRPDAQKEDI; encoded by the exons ATGTCTTTTGCTCGCAGCTCTGCtctccgcgccgcgctccgCACCGCCCCCCGCGCTTCGCGCTCGtactcgctcgccgcccgcgcgGTCGCCCCCAAGGCTGCCGGCGCCATGGTGTCGCGTATTGGC GCCACCCGCGGTGTCAAGACCCTCGACTTTGCCGGCACCAAGGAGGTCGTCTACGAGCGTGCCGACTGGCccctcgacaagctccaGGACTACTTTAAGAACGACACTCTTGCCATGATCGGCTACGGCTCGCAGGGCCACGGCCAGTCGCTCAACGCCCGTGACAACGGCCTCAACGTCATTGTTGGTGTCCGCAAGGGCGGCGAGTCGTGGAAGCAGGCTATCGAGGACGGTTGGGTTCCCGGAGAGACCCTCTTCGACATTCCCGAGGCTATCAACAAGGGTACCATTATCATGAACCTCCTCTCGGACGCTGCCCAGTCGTCGACTTGGCCCGAGATTGCCCCCCTCATCACCAAGGGCAAGACTCTTTACTTTGCCCACGGCTTCTCGGTCGTTTACAAGGAGGACACCAAGGTCGTTCCCCCCACCGACGTTGatgtcatcctcgtcgctccCAAGGGTTCGGGCCGTACCGTCCGTaccctcttcctcgagggcCGTGGCATCAACTCGTCGATCGCCGTCTTCCAGGACGTGACTGGCCACGCAAAGGAGAAGGCCATTGCCCTCGGTATCGCCGTCGGCTCGGGTTACCTCTACGAGACCACCTTTGAGAAGGAGGTCTACTCTGACCTCTACGGAGAGCGTGGTGTCCTCATGGGCGGTATCCAGGGCATGTTCCTTGCCCAGTACGAGGTCCTTCGCAAGAACGGCCACAGCCCGTCCGAGGCCTTCAACGAgaccgtcgaggaggctACCCAgtccctcttccccctcaTTGGCAAGTACGGCATGGACTACATGTACAACGCTTGCTCGACCACTGCTCGCCGTGGCGCCCTCGACTGGGCCCCCAAGTTCAAGGAGGCAAACCTTCCCGTCTTTGAGGCTCTCTACAAGTCGGTCCGTGACGGCTCCGAGACCCGTCGCTCGCTCGAGTTCAACTCGCGCAAGACTTaccgcgacgacctccagaaggagctcgacgagatcgacaaCCAGGAGATCTGGCGCGCCGGCAAGACTGTTCGTGGCCTCCGCCCCGACGCCCAGAAGGAGGACATCTAA
- a CDS encoding uncharacterized protein (Helicase associated domain (HA2) Add an annotation), producing MQGSRDAYSSNSAPQSSSPSFVSTNLPPRPQSGSQQQPRFPSLRDRISRDLNLPARPSPLTGASITSALDPTVKGNRSTSPSQRGYARPARPHGSDLSPSKRQSSPSRSAPSKRRRIETRHSPSPRIGPSASTGSNAEPMPHGHRGHGRGRANGRNKTQAPPATVLPGPVHDRQQIMGEYGAGISIKQQWEENPKAPLANYLGGGSGGATNLGDGGKGFQVEEGVIDGRKMFRVSVLVDDQDNIVGVGDATSRKEAEKLAALSAVLQLTRVGYLEKGRAAAKNAPVAAAGGGGGSATPVTGSAETATLSDGSLLVYDRARQFMEWYCKKYNFGKPDIEFSSSATKVTAPSGFRGRKAKAAMGPTNWEAVMTVGDRRIGQGTASNKKGAQIRCYLDVVHYLESLDRDLWNDFIEATRKDPSAVIGQAPHLVFSMSDMLNDDIQTLCSDIRHSLLYYNAPQPNSSAPVTHVAHSFGPRRHWQATESELKGKSARLQDRLMQYETDPALEKMRATRQALPVYTRSSDVLAKIEVNDVTVVMAATGSGKTTQVPQMLFDDYINRGDGARCNIVCTQPRRLAAMSVAERVADERGQNLGQEVGYQVRFDNKPPQPNGSITFCTTGVFLKRMQSSLGAQAQPESVASMDQVTHVIVDEVHERDIDTDLLLVVLKRLIADRKARRKPIKVVLMSATIDPTLFQNYFKDDLGRPAPVAEVPGRTFPVSRHYLDDFLDEMRQGLPRNMGGWVFQDSKTSEYINREMSHDPTVFQQTSGIMLGELDVPFPLVALTIAFALKKSSDGHVLVFLPGWDEIKKVADILLDPGQYPLLGMNFNDASQFSVHYLHSSIPAAEQKEVFRPPAPGVRRIILATNIAETSVTIPDVVYVVDTGRVKEKRYDPERHMSSLVSAWVGASNLGQRAGRAGRHRSGEYYGILSKRRFASLEPNQMVEMKRSDLSDVVMHVKALNLGEVEEVLGAAIEPPEPSRIVAALETLHMLGALDWNKNLTSLGRVLLQLPTDAAIGKLCLYGSFFRCLDSALTLAAVLTNRDPFLAPLAMKREADEIKNSWSPMAFRSDPLAIVAAYNQWSAMDDRGEYTTANRFCQDNFLSKLTLLQIKQVKGHLLQSLDQAGVIAVSAGDRYVPRGFRGRAEVPMVLRENDNSLPLLAALIAVAGAPNFAIRTSDKTCRTSQDKTVFIHPSSVNSRRREMGGPEEPSASFHPAEKRLYAFGEKSRSVQPGNPNAGITSLRSVTRLDPMTYMLFGAYEVYATGRGLECDGWLPVTGNLHALDDVQRLKSYLDTCMLRVFEGLSKALSRERDTRSQANRNAVDVRSGSSRIRERTVDLDDSKENESEDEDDMPSMSEHARLQNELARRQTRKIEPLSGDEIRELGMLTTDVVRILDAYADEREGARSTYSSRPATPVNPNVYRPPGARGGGGMRW from the exons ATGCAAGGTAGCCGCGACGCTTATTCTTCAAACTCTGCGCCTCAGTCTTCTTCACCTTCGTTTGTGTCCaccaaccttcctccgcgtccCCAAAGCGGCAGCCAGCAACAGCCCCGCTTCCCCAGCCTTCGTGATCGCATCTCACGCGATCTCAATCTTCCCGCGCGTCCTTCCCCGCTCACAGGCGCCTCGATCACGTCTGCCTTAGACCCCACCGTGAAGGGTAACCGCAGCACGAGCCCATCTCAACGTGGTTACGCACGCCCCGCTAGACCTCACGGAAGTGATTTGAG CCCCTCCAAGCGCCAATCTTCGCCTAGCCGCTCCGCTCCGTCCAAGAGACGACGTATCGAAACACGCCACTCGCCGTCACCACGCATCGGCCCCTCAGCATCGACAGGAAGCAACGCAGAACCCATGCCCCACGGACATCGCGGACATGGGAGGGGCAGGGCCAATGGTCGCAACAAGACCCAAGCCCCTCCAGCAACGGTGCTGCCTGGACCTGTCCACGACCGCCAGCAGATCATGGGCGAGTATGGTGCTGGCATCAGCATCAAGCAACAGTGGGAGGAGAACCCCAAAGCGCCCCTCGCCAACTACTTAGGTGGCGGATCAGGCGGCGCAACAaacctcggcgacggaggCAAGGGCTtccaggtcgaggaaggtgtgaTTGACGGCAGGAAAATGTTCCG TGTCTCGGTACTGGTGGACGACCAGGACAACATTGTCGGTGTTGGAGACGCCACGTcgcgcaaggaggccgagaagctcgCGGCCCTGAGCGCGGTTCTCCAGCTCACCCGCGTCGGCTACCTCGAGAAGGGTAGAGCCGCGGCCAAGAACGCACCAGTTGCCGCTGCcggaggcggtggtgggagcGCAACGCCGGTGACCGGCAGTGCCGAGACCGCCACTCTCAGCGATGGCTCCCTCTTAGTCTAcgaccgcgcgcgccagtTTATGGAGTGGTACTGCAAGAAGTATAACTTTGGCAAACCTGACATCGAGTTCTCGTCATCCGCCACCAAGGTCACAGCCCCATCTGGCTTCCGCGGACGTAAGGCGAAGGCGGCTATGGGCCCGACCAACTGGGAGGCAGTCATGACTGTCGGCGACCGGCGTATCGGCCAGGGTACTGCGTCGAACAAGAAGGGTGCGCAGATCCGCTGCtacctcgacgtcgtccatTACTTGGAGTCGCTCGACCGTGATCTCTGGAACGACTTCATCGAGGCCACCAGGAAAGACCCGTCCGCCGTGATTGGCCAGGCGCCGCATCTTGTCTTCAGCATGTCGGACATGTTAAACGACGACATCCAGACGTTGTGTAGCGATATTCGGCACTCGCTCCTATACTATAATGCGCCTCAACCCAACTCGTCTGCGCCAGTGACTCACGTTGCGCACTCGTTTGGCCCTAGACGACACTGGCAGGCGACCGAGTCGGAGCTTAAGGGCAAGTCGGCCAGACTGCAGGACCGTCTCATGCAATATGAGACCGACCCCGCTTTGGAAAAGATGCGCGCCACGCGCCAGGCCCTTCCTGTCTATACTCGCTCGAGCGACGTCTTGGCAAAGATCGAGGTCAACGACGTGACCGTCGTCATGGCGGCCACAGGATCTGGCAAGACGACACAGGTTCCCCAGATGCTGTTCGATGACTACATCAACCGCGGAGATGGTGCGCGCTGCAACATTGTGTGCACGCAGCCGCGTCGTCTTGCTGCCATGTCCGTGGCGGAGCGTGTTGCAGATGAGCGTGGCCAGAATCTCGGCCAGGAGGTCGGCTACCAGGTCCGTTTCGACAACAAGCCACCACAGCCCAACGGCAGTATCACGTTCTGCACCACGGGTGTCTTCCTCAAGCGGATGCAGTCTTCGCTTGGTGCCCAGGCGCAGCCCGAATCCGTCGCGTCGATGGACCAGGTCACGCACGTTATTGTCGATGAGGTACATGAGCGTGACATTGATACCGACCTGTTGTTGGTGGTGCTCAAGCGTCTCATCGCCGACCGCAAGGCGCGCAGGAAGCCGATCAAGGTCGTCCTCATGTCAGCTACGATCGACCCCACGTTGTTTCAGAACTACTTCAAAGACGACCTGGGTCGCCCGGCTCCAGTGGCGGAGGTGCCCGGTCGCACGTTCCCGGTGTCACGGCATTACCTCGATgacttcctcgacgagatgcgCCAGGGGCTGCCCCGCAATATGGGCGGGTGGGTCTTCCAGGACTCCAAGACGTCCGAGTACATCAACCGCGAGATGAGCCACGACCCAACAGTGTTTCAGCAGACGTCTGGTATcatgctcggcgagctcgatgtTCCATTTCCCCTTGTCGCTCTGACGATTGCATTTGCGCTCAAGAAGTCTAGCGACGGCCACGTGCTGGTGTTCCTACCCGGCTGGGACGAGATCAAGAAGGTCGCCGACATTCTCCTCGACCCTGGGCAATATCCTCTCTTGGGCATGAACTTCAACGACGCCAGCCAGTTCAGCGTGCATTACCTCCATTCGTCCATCCCCGCAGCCGAGCAGAAGGAAGTGTTCAGGCCGCCAGCACCTGGTGTCCGCCGCATTATCCTAGCCACCAACATTGCCGAGACGTCGGTTACTATCCCTGATGTGGTCTACGTCGTCGACACTGGTCGTgtcaaggagaagcggTACGACCCAGAGCGTCACATGAGCTCGCTCGTGTCGGCGTGGGTCGGTGCGTCCAACTTAGGCCAGCGTGCTGGCCGTGCGGGTCGTCACCGCAGCGGCGAGTATTACGGCATTCTCTCCAAGCGTCGCTTTGCGTCGCTCGAGCCCAACCAGATGGTCGAGATGAAGCGCTCCGACCTCAGTGACGTCGTCATGCACGTAAaggcgctcaacctcggcgaggtcgaggaggtgctggGTGCTGCCATCGAGCCACCAGAGCCATCACGCATTGTGGCTGCCCTCGAGACGTTGCACATGCTGGGCGCGCTCGACTGGAACAAGAACCTCACGTCACTTGGCCGCGTGCTGCTGCAGTTACccaccgacgccgcgaTAGGCAAGCTGTGCCTCTACGGCTCGTTCTTCCGCTGCCTCGACTCGGCCCTCACCCTGGCCGCTGTGCTCACAAACCGTGACCCATTCTTAGCCCCACTGGCCAtgaagcgcgaggccgacgagatcAAGAACTCGTGGTCGCCTATGGCCTTCCGTTCAGACCCACTCGCGATCGTTGCTGCGTACAACCAGTGGTCGGCCATGGACGACCGCGGTGAGTACACCACAGCGAACCGATTCTGCCAGGACAACTTCCTGTCCAAACTCACCCTCTTGCAGATCAAGCAGGTCAAGGGCCACCTGCTGCAGTCGCTCGACCAGGCCGGCGTCATCGCGGTTTCTGCTGGCGACCGCTACGTGCCTCGCGGGTTCCGCGGACGGGCCGAGGTACCAATGGTGCTCCGCGAGAACGACAACAGTCTCCCGCTGCTCGCGGCACTTATTGCCGTGGCTGGCGCACCCAACTTTGCAATCCGCACGTCAGACAAGACGTGTCGTACGTCTCAGGACAAG ACCGTCTTTATCCACCCGTCCAGTGTCAactcgcggcggcgagagaTGGGTGGGCCGGAGGAGCCAAGCGCGTCGTTCCACCCCGCCGAGAAGCGTCTGTATGCTTTCGGAGAGAAGAGTCGCTCGGTGCAGCCGGGCAACCCGAACGCTGGCATCACGAGCCTGCGCTCGGTCACGCGCCTCGATCCGATGACGTACATGTTGTTCGGCGCATACGAAGTGTACGCGAccggccgcggcctcgagtgCGACGGCTGGCTCCCCGTCACCGGCAACCTGCACGCACTTGACGATGTGCAGCGCCTCAAGTCGTACCTCGACACGTGTATGCTACGCGTATTTGAGGGCCTGAGCAAGGCTCTCTCGCGGGAACGCGACACACGCTCCCAGGCTAACAGAAACGCGGTGGATGTGCGGTCGGGCTCGAGTCGGATCCGCGAGCGGACGGTTGATCTCGACGACAGCAAGGAgaacgagagcgaggacgaggacgacatgcCCTCAATGTCTGAGCATGCGCGTCTGCagaacgagctcgcgcgccgccagacGCGCAAGATCGAGCCCCTTAGCGGCGACGAGAttcgcgagctcggcatgCTCACGACAGACGTCGTGCGTATCTTGGACGCGTACgcggacgagcgcgagggtgCGCGGTCGACGTACTCATCGCGTCCTGCCACGCCCGTCAATCCAAACGTGTACCGGCCGCCCGGGGcgcgtggcggcggcggcatgCGGTGGTAA
- the PMU1 gene encoding uncharacterized protein (Histidine phosphatase superfamily (branch 1)) — MGGHSPYLPFADQAIDTPIPTQRRRRPCLLRVAMLAITLLLLLYLPRSNLPYTLGVKSSCIYNPRNGTDPFRGKTLAPSNYSVVTGLFRQTEPDFDPEGHVADLNRHADASTTYKVIYIARHGEGYHNVAESHYGTPAWNCYWSLLNGDGNLTWGPDPTLTPLGEGQAERANAGWKEQIKEGVPLPQVLYSSPFARAAATLHITWKDLLLKKGFVPLVMEQWRENIGLHTCDLRRSKAQIGEVFPHFAFEPSFTEHDPYWDATYIETEPQRAVRMRMALNELFARDARTFISITAHSGVINAFFNAIGHTPFQVQTGGFVPVVIKAVSYPSATMSAIIRGQSGIAPSCTADPAPASLMTGGARVSAQPTWYPPCGDGCTPTPVTGILPASTMP, encoded by the exons ATGGGCGGCCACTCCCCGTACCTGCCGTTCGCGGACCAGGCCATCGACACGCCGATACCGACGCAGAGACGCCGTCGGCCGTGCCTACTGCGTGTGGCCATGCTCGCCATCACCCTACTGCTTCTCCTGTACCTTCCTCGCTCCAACCTTCCCTACACTCTCGGTGTCAAGTCTAGTTGCATTTACAATCCTCGGAATGGGACCGACCCGTTCCGCGGCAAGACCCTCGCCCCGTCGAATTACTCTGTCGTCACGGGTCTGTTCCGCCAGACAGAGCCGGATTTCGATCCCGAGGG acacgtcgccgacctgaACCGTCACGCCGACGCCTCAACAACCTACAAAGTAATCTACATAGCCCGCCACGGCGAGGGCTACCACAACGTCGCTGAATCGCACTATGGCACCCCGGCGTGGAACTGCTACTGGTCTCTCCTGAACGGCGACGGGAACCTGACGTGGGGTCCTGATCCAACCCTCACTCCATTGGGGGAGGGacaggccgagcgcgcgaATGCGGGTTGGAAGGAGCAGATTAAGGAGGGTGTTCCGCTGCCACAAGTACTCTACTCGTCTCCGTTCGCCCGCGCTGCCGCGACACTGCATATTACCTGGAAGGATCTCCTGTTGAAGAAGGGTTTCGTGCCGCTGGTCATGGAGCAATGGCGCGAGAATATCGGACTGCATACTTGTGATTTGAGGCGGAGTAAGGCGCAGATTGGGGAGGTGTTCC cccaCTTCGCCTTCGAGCCCAGCTTTACCGAACACGATCCCTATTGGGACGCCACGTATATAGAGACGGAGCCGCAGCGCGCAGTGCGCATGCGCATGGCGCTCAACGAGCTGtttgcgcgcgacgcgcgtaCATTCATCAGCATCACGGCTCATTCGGGGGTCATCAACGCCTTCTTCAACGCAATCGGCCACACTCCGTTCCAGGTACAGACGGGCGGGTTCGTCCCCGTCGTCATCAAGGCCGTATCGTACCCCTCAGCCACGATGAGTGCTATCATAAGGGGACAGAGCGGGATCGCGCCGAGCTGTACGGCCGACCCAGCGCCGGCATCGCTCATGACTGGCGGAGCGCGGGTGAGCGCCCAGCCGACGTGGTACCCACCCTGCGGTGACGGGTGTACCCCAACGCCAGTGACGGGGATTCTACCCGCATCAACCATGCCTTGA
- a CDS encoding uncharacterized protein (Zinc-finger domain): MFLARALRPAARPLTRASSAVAFNNADLTPRAAAPGQAPNRATTWSKDQQPKADAFDSARFEQVNMPLQPDGLSAMTLSQEQPIVMVASRTAVCDGGGGPLGHPKIFINLDLPGARTCGYCGARYEQEHHH; the protein is encoded by the exons ATGttcctcgcccgcgccctccgTCCCGCTGCCCGTCCGCTTACCCGCGCATCGAGCGCGGTCGCCTTCAACAATGCCGACCTGACtccgcgcgccgctgcgccgGGACAGGCGCCAAACCGCGCAACTACCTGGTCCAAGGACCAGCAGCCTAAGGCGGACGCGTTCGACTCGGCACGCTTCGAGCAGGTTAACATGCCGCTTCAGCCGGACGGCCTGAGCGCTATGACGCTGTCGCAGGAGCAGCCGATTGTTATGGTTGCTAGCCGTACGGCTGTTTGTGATGGTG gcggCGGTCCCCTCGGCCACCCCAAGATCTTCATCAACCTGGACCTGCCAGGAGCTCGCACCTGTGGCTACTG CGGTGCCCGGTATGAGCAGGAGCACCACCACTAG